The Lactuca sativa cultivar Salinas chromosome 2, Lsat_Salinas_v11, whole genome shotgun sequence genome includes a window with the following:
- the LOC111876403 gene encoding serine/threonine-protein kinase STY13 isoform X2, giving the protein MNVAIKIVNKGDTPDSIAKIQGRFVREVAMLSKVQHKNLVKFIGACKEPVMVVVTELLTGGTLRKYMVNMRPKGLDRKVAIGFALDIARAMECLHSHGIIHRDLKPENLLLTADHKMVKLADFGLAREETLTEMMTAETGTYRWMAPELYSTVTLRQGEKKHYNHKVDAYSFAIVLWELIHNKLPFEGMSNLQAAYAAAFKNVRPSAEDLPEDLAVIVTSCWKEDPNARPNFSQIIQMLNHYLSANLPPEPGPTGIPPRIFASQNAVFSPDSPGTSTLIQKTKESSEGTQKTTMENSPRGVFSCFYRCW; this is encoded by the exons ATGAATGTTGCAATAAAAATTGTAAACAAAGGCGATACACCTGACAGCATTGCAAAAATCCAAGGCCGATTTGTGAGAGAAGTTGCAATGTTATCTAAAGTGCAACACAAGAACTTAGTAAAG TTTATCGGAGCATGTAAAGAACCAGTGATGGTGGTAGTAACTGAGCTTCTTACTGGTGGAACATTAAGGAAATACATGGTGAATATGCGACCAAAGGGATTGGATAGAAAAGTTGCTATAGGTTTTGCACTTGATATAGCTCGTGCAATGGAGTGCTTACACTCACATGGGATCATTCATCGCGACTTAAAACCAG AAAATTTGCTGTTAACAGCAGACCACAAAATGGTAAAACTTGCTGACTTTGGTTTGGCCAGAGAAGAAACATTAACGGAAATGATGACTGCAGAAACCGGAACATACCGGTGGATGGCTCCAGAG CTTTACAGCACTGTAACACTGAGGCAGGGTGAGAAGAAACATTATAACCACAAAGTTGATGCTTACAGCTTTGCAATTGTGTTATGGGAGCTTATACATAATAAGTTACCATTTGAGGGGATGTCAAATCTCCAGGCAGCCTATGCTGCTGCTTTCAAG AATGTGAGGCCAAGTGCTGAGGATCTCCCAGAGGATTTGGCTGTAATTGTGACGTCTTGTTGGAAGGAAGATCCAAATGCGCGTCCAAATTTCAGTCAAATAATTCAGATGCTAAATCATTATTTGTCTGCCAATTTGCCACCTGAACCGGGGCCCACGGGTATTCCACCTCGGATTTTTGCTTCTCAAAATGCTGTTTTTTCACCCGATTCCCCTGGCACAAGTACATTAATTCAAAAAACAAAAGAATCTAGTGAAGGAACACAAAAAACAACAATGGAAAATAGCCCCCGAGGTGTTTTTTCGTGTTTTTATAGGTGTTGGTAA
- the LOC111876403 gene encoding serine/threonine-protein kinase STY13 isoform X1, translated as MGSGNGFYSTNEEFNLEAKWLIDPKLLFVGPKIGEGAHAKVYEGKYKNMNVAIKIVNKGDTPDSIAKIQGRFVREVAMLSKVQHKNLVKFIGACKEPVMVVVTELLTGGTLRKYMVNMRPKGLDRKVAIGFALDIARAMECLHSHGIIHRDLKPENLLLTADHKMVKLADFGLAREETLTEMMTAETGTYRWMAPELYSTVTLRQGEKKHYNHKVDAYSFAIVLWELIHNKLPFEGMSNLQAAYAAAFKNVRPSAEDLPEDLAVIVTSCWKEDPNARPNFSQIIQMLNHYLSANLPPEPGPTGIPPRIFASQNAVFSPDSPGTSTLIQKTKESSEGTQKTTMENSPRGVFSCFYRCW; from the exons ATGGGATCTGGAAACGGATTTTACTCGACTAATGAGGAGTTTAATTTGGAAGCAAAGTGGTTAATTGATCCGAAACTTCTTTTTGTCGGTCCAAAGATCGGTGAAGGTGCACATGCCAAAGTCTATGAGGGCAA GTATAAAAACATGAATGTTGCAATAAAAATTGTAAACAAAGGCGATACACCTGACAGCATTGCAAAAATCCAAGGCCGATTTGTGAGAGAAGTTGCAATGTTATCTAAAGTGCAACACAAGAACTTAGTAAAG TTTATCGGAGCATGTAAAGAACCAGTGATGGTGGTAGTAACTGAGCTTCTTACTGGTGGAACATTAAGGAAATACATGGTGAATATGCGACCAAAGGGATTGGATAGAAAAGTTGCTATAGGTTTTGCACTTGATATAGCTCGTGCAATGGAGTGCTTACACTCACATGGGATCATTCATCGCGACTTAAAACCAG AAAATTTGCTGTTAACAGCAGACCACAAAATGGTAAAACTTGCTGACTTTGGTTTGGCCAGAGAAGAAACATTAACGGAAATGATGACTGCAGAAACCGGAACATACCGGTGGATGGCTCCAGAG CTTTACAGCACTGTAACACTGAGGCAGGGTGAGAAGAAACATTATAACCACAAAGTTGATGCTTACAGCTTTGCAATTGTGTTATGGGAGCTTATACATAATAAGTTACCATTTGAGGGGATGTCAAATCTCCAGGCAGCCTATGCTGCTGCTTTCAAG AATGTGAGGCCAAGTGCTGAGGATCTCCCAGAGGATTTGGCTGTAATTGTGACGTCTTGTTGGAAGGAAGATCCAAATGCGCGTCCAAATTTCAGTCAAATAATTCAGATGCTAAATCATTATTTGTCTGCCAATTTGCCACCTGAACCGGGGCCCACGGGTATTCCACCTCGGATTTTTGCTTCTCAAAATGCTGTTTTTTCACCCGATTCCCCTGGCACAAGTACATTAATTCAAAAAACAAAAGAATCTAGTGAAGGAACACAAAAAACAACAATGGAAAATAGCCCCCGAGGTGTTTTTTCGTGTTTTTATAGGTGTTGGTAA